In one Lolium rigidum isolate FL_2022 chromosome 3, APGP_CSIRO_Lrig_0.1, whole genome shotgun sequence genomic region, the following are encoded:
- the LOC124703611 gene encoding protein ACTIVITY OF BC1 COMPLEX KINASE 1, chloroplastic-like, with product MELCTASVSTSAHRSHISTFNRPLPYHQYASSRSWVSKRRRQSSLYVMNAASTRVLPSSRGIGKPAQTNGAAVSNQKNSALEQLDIERGVCIPFRKYSPEMVRNKVLGSSGSVLSLASRGVEIIWKLGFYWSSLVYDYLVGRDEEIVPFRARQLRNLLCDLGPSFIKAGQVLANRPDIIREDYMSELCILQDDVPPFANQVAFSIIEEELGQPLEQLFSKISSETIAAASLGQVYRATLRETGEDVAIKVQRPGIEPIIYRDLFLFRTLASFLNGISLQKLGCNAELIVDEFGEKLLEELDYTLEARNIEDFIVNFKNDPTVKIPLVYTKFSGSRVLVMEWIDGIRCTDPQAIKAAGIDVEGFLTVGVSAALRQLLEFGLFHGDPHPGNVFAMRDGRIAYVDFGNVAVLSQQNKEILIDAVVHAVNEDYAEMANDFTRLGFLASGTDVSPIIPALEAIWQNSAGKGLADFNFRSVTGKFNQLVYNYPIRIPERFSLVIRSLLTQEGICFTLEPDFKFLEVAYPYIANRLLTDPNPALRERLIQVLFKDGLFQWKRLENLIVLAKENVNKMSTNPALISNSLQTVASQKMEKKLDLTDTIKDGARLFLIDSAIRRQLIMAFTEDSKLHVEELADVYRLVEDQIDIPSVALEVLQDLPSVARDFMLSWSDSVLSDRQN from the exons ATGGAGCTCTGCACAGCTTCTGTGTCAACTTCGGCACATCGCTCTCACATATCAACGTTTAACCGTCCACTGCCATACCATCAATATGCCAGTTCAAGATCATGGGTTTCCAAAAGGAGAAGGCAATCCTCACTCTATGTCATGAATGCCGCATCGACTCGTGTCCTACCCTCTTCTCGGGGCATAGGCAAACCTGCGCAAACTAATGGCGCAGCTGTGAGCAACCAAAAGAACAGTGCACTAGAGCAGCTTGATATTGAGCGTGGTGTCTGTATCCCTTTCCGAAAGTACTCTCCGGAAATG gtcaggaataaagtgttGGGGTCAAGTGGCTCAGTGCTGTCCCTCGCTAGTCGAGGAGTGGAGATTATCTGGAAGTTAGGCTTTTACTGGTCATCTCTGGTGTACGACTACTTGGTTGGacgggatgaagaaatcgtgccaTTCCGTGCCCGCCAGCTCCGCAATCTCTTATGTGATCTCGGGCCGTCGTTCATAAAAGCAGGACAG GTTCTAGCTAACAGGCCTGATATTATTCGTGAGGATTATATGAGCGAACTGTGTATTCTGCAAGATGATGTTCCCCCATTCGCTAACCAG GTGGCTTTTTCCATAATTGAGGAGGAACTAGGACAACCTCTAGAACAATTGTTCAGCAAAATTTCATCAGAGACAATAGCAGCTGCAAGTCTTGGCCAAGTTTACCGTGCCACGCTTAGAGAAACCGGCGAGGATGTTGCTATcaag GTTCAGAGGCCAGGGATTGAGCCAATAATATACCGAGATTTGTTCCTTTTCCGCACTCTGGCGTCATTTTTGAATGGGATTAGCCTTCAAAAACTAGGCTGTAATGCAGAGCTTATTGTTGATGAATTCGGTGAAAAACTTTTGGAAGAACTTGATTACACTCTT GAAGCTAGAAACATTGAGGACTTCATAGTAAATTTTAAGAATGATCCAACTGTGAAGATCCCTTTAGTATATACGAAGTTTTCAGGTTCTCGTGTTTTGGTGATGGAATGGATAGATGGAATCCGATGTACCGATCCACAG GCTATAAAAGCAGCTGGGATTGATGTGGAAGGCTTTCTCACAGTTGGAGTGAGTGCAGCATTGCGTCAGTTACTCGAGTTTGGCCTTTTCCATGGCGATCCGCATCCTGGAAATGTTTTTGCGATGCGAGATGGCCGTATTGCTTATGTGGACTTTGGCAATGTGGCAGTTCTTAGCCAG CAAAACAAAGAAATCCTGATTGATGCTGTAGTTCATGCTGTAAATGAAGACTATGCGGAAATGGCAAATGACTTCACAAGGCTTGGTTTTCTTGCTAGTGGAACAGATGTATCCCCAATTATCCCAGCTCTTGAAGCTATTTGGCAAAACTCAGCTGGAAAAGGCTTGGCGGACTTCAATTTCAGGAGTGTGACTG GAAAGTTTAATCAGCTCGTGTACAATTACCCCATCCGTATCCCAGAAAGGTTTTCTTTGGTCATTCGGTCTTTGTTAACTCAAGAAGGAATTTGTTTTACTCTTGAACCTGATTTTAAGTTCCTTGAG GTTGCATATCCATATATTGCAAATCGTCTTTTGACAGATCCAAATCCTGCTCTCCGTGAACGGCTGATACAG GTGTTATTCAAAGATGGGTTGTTCCAGTGGAAACGACTTGAAAACCTGATAGTTCTTGCCAAGGAAAATGTGAACAAAATGAGCACCAATCCTGCACTGATTAGCAATAGCCT GCAAACTGTGGCAAGTCAAAAAATGGAGAAAAAATTGGATCTCACTGACACAATAAAAGATGGAGCACGGCTGTTCCTTATTGATTCTGCGATCAGGAGACAACTTATAATGGCTTTCACCGAGGACTCCAAGTTGCATGTAGAGGAG CTTGCTGATGTATACAGACTGGTGGAAGATCAGATAGATATACCTTCAGTTGCTCTGGAAGTTCTCCAAG ATTTACCATCCGTCGCACGCGATTTTATGCTTTCATGGAGTGACTCTGTTCTGTCTGATCGCCAAAACTAA